The following coding sequences lie in one Takifugu flavidus isolate HTHZ2018 chromosome 4, ASM371156v2, whole genome shotgun sequence genomic window:
- the ece1 gene encoding endothelin-converting enzyme 1, whose product MCAELRQRNLCQPDWDRLVLCSVAQSRQPPGLSHFHHSASSSQMSMYKRATLDEEDLVDSTGDDIYPSSPMQVTFLRSRGPACCLNSTRRERRLLVLLCVVSVGLFVCLVSAAVFYKQGHPGLCLSQPCISVASVVMGGLDRSVDPCSDFYNYACGGWMKSNPLPEGKSRWGTFSNLWEQNMLVMKHLLENTSINGLSQAEEKAQRYYQACMNEDKIEELGAKPLQDLISDIGGWALTEPWDKDNFQEVLRIVSANYRTSPFFSVFVSTDSKNSNSNVIQIDQSSLGLPSRDYYLNKTAHDKYLSAYLNFLVDLGVLLGGSAESSRTMMAAIVDFETALANISVPQEKRRDEELIYHKMKAKDLAELVPAVDWMPYLTAVFAPVVLNESEPVVVYAKEYLQEVSDLLQKTNKSLLNNYMIMKVVRKMVSILDQRFQDAEQRFLEVMYGTKKSCTPRWKLCVSDTDSALGFAVGAMFVKDTFAEDSKAIVEDMVAEIKQAFEENLKRVSWMDSDTKKAAKEKADAIYNMVGYPDFIMNATNLDKVFNDFEVVSDLYFQNVMQYYNFSARVTADQLRKPPYKNQWSMTPPTVNAYYNPTKNDMVLPAGILQAPFYSRSWPTALNFGGIGVVMGHELTHAFDDQGREYDKDGNLRLWWKNSSVEAFKKQTQCMVEQYGNYSINKEPVNGIHTLGENIADNGGLKAAYKAYVNWIEKNGEDSTLPALGMTNHQLFFVGFAQVWCSVRTPESSHEGIITDPHSPSRFRVIGTISNSREFSEHFGCKADAPMNPRHKCELW is encoded by the exons ATGTGCGCGGAGCTTCGACAGCGCAACCTTTGCCAGCCAGATTGGGATCGTTTGGTTCTCTGCAGTGTGGCACAGAGCAGACAGCCGCCTGGATTGAGCCATTTTCACCACAGCGCCTCGTCCTCCCAG ATGTCCATGTATAAACGAGCCACTCTGGATGAGGAGGATCTGGTGGATTCCACCGGTGATGACATCTACCCATCATCTCCGATGCAG GTGACGTTCCTCCGCAGCCGCGGCCCCGCGTGTTGTCTGAACTCGACCCGGCgagagaggaggctgctggttctgctgtgcGTGGTGTCTGTGGGCCTGTTCGTCTGCCTGGTCTCAGCTGCCGTCTTCTACAAACAGG GTCACCCTGGGCTCTGTCTGAGCCAGCCGTGCATTTCTGTGGCCAGCGTTGTCATGGGGGGCCTGGATCGGTCTGTGGACCCGTGCAGCGACTTCTACAACTATGCCTGCGGGGGGTGGATGAAGAGCAACCCCCTCCCGGAGGGCAAGTCTCGCTGGGGTACTTTCAGCAACCTGTGGGAACAGAACATGCTCGTAATGAAGCATTTATTAG AAAACACGTCTATAAACGGTCTCAGTCAAGCCGAGGAAAAGGCCCAGAGATATTATCAGGCCTGCATGAACGAGGACAAGATCGAGGAACTAGGAGCGAAACCACTGCAGGATCTCATCAGTGAT ATCGGGGGATGGGCTCTGACCGAACCTTGGGACAAGGACAACTTCCAGGAAGTGTTGCGCATCGTGTCGGCCAACTATCGCACCTCGCCTTTTTTCAGCGTGTTTGTCAGCACGGACTCCAAAAACTCCAACAGCAACGTCATCCAG ATAGATCAGTCCAGCCTGGGTCTGCCTTCACGGGATTACTACCTCAACAAAACGGCGCATGACAAG TACCTATCAGCATACCTGAACTTCCTGGTGGATTTGGGAGTTCTCCTGGGTGGCTCGGCGGAGTCTTCTCGGACGATGATGGCGGCGATCGTGGACTTTGAGACGGCTCTGGCGAACATCAGCGTCCcccaggagaagagaagagacgaAGAGCTCATTTACCATAAGATGAAGGCAAAGGATCTGGCA gagctggttCCTGCGGTGGACTGGATGCCCTACCTGACAGCCGTCTTCGCTCCTGTCGTCCTCAATGAGTCAGAGCCGGTGGTTGTCTATGCCAAAGAGTACCTCCAGGAAGTTTCCGATCTcctccaaaaaacaaacaaaag CCTTCTCAACAACTACATGATAATGAAGGTGGTGAGGAAGATGGTGTCCATCTTGGACCAGAGGTTTCAGGACGCCGAGCAGCGCTTCCTGGAGGTCATGTACGGCACTAAGAAG AGCTGCACGCCGCGCTGGAAGCTGTGCGTCAGCGACACGGACAGCGCTTTGGGCTTCGCCGTCGGAGCCATGTTTGTCAAAGACACCTTTGCCGAGGACAGCAAGGCCATT GTCGAAGACATGGTGGCGGAAATCAAACAGGCCTTTGAGGAAAATCTCAAACGTGTCAGCTGGATGGACTCGGACACCAAAAAAGCAGCCAAGGAGAAG GCAGACGCCATATACAACATGGTGGGATATCCAGACTTCATCATGAACGCCACGAACCTCGACAAAGTGTTCAATGAT TTCGAGGTGGTGTCGGACCTCTACTTCCAAAACGTCATGCAGTACTACAACTTCTCAGCCCGGGTGACGGCGGACCAGCTGAGGAAGCCTCCCTACAAGAACCA atggaGCATGACCCCTCCGACCGTCAACGCCTATTACAACCCCACGAAGAACGACATGGTTCTGCCCGCAGGAATCCTTCAGGCTCCGTTCTACAGTCGTTCTTGGCCTAC GGCTCTTAATTTCGGTGGAATCGGCGTCGTTATGGGGCACGAGCTAACTCACGCCTTTGACGACCAGG GCAGAGAATATGACAAGGATGGAAACCTGCGCCTGTGGTGGAAGAACTCCTCCGTGGAGGCCTTTAAGAAACAGACCCAGTGCATGGTGGAGCAGTACGGCAACTACAGCATCAACAAGGAGCCCGTGAACGGAATACACACTTTAGGAGAGAACATCGCTGACAACGGAGGACTCAAGGCTGCCTACAAG GCTTACGTGAACTGGATTGAAAAGAACGGCGAGGATTCCACGCTGCCAGCGCTGGGAATGACCAACCACCAGCTGTTCTTCGTGGGCTTCGCACAG GTCTGGTGCTCCGTGCGGACGCCGGAGAGCTCCCACGAAGGCATCATCACAGATCCCCACAGCCCGTCCAGGTTCCGAGTGATCGGCACCATCTCCAACTCCCGGGAATTCTCCGAGCACTTTGGATGCAAAGCGGACGCCCCCATGAACCCCAGACACAAGTGCGAGCTTTGGTGA